A window of Panthera tigris isolate Pti1 chromosome A3, P.tigris_Pti1_mat1.1, whole genome shotgun sequence genomic DNA:
TGCAGGAGCGGAATGGCCAGCTGGAAGTGGACATCATCCAGGCTCGGGGACTGACGGCCAAGCCAGGCTCCAAGACACTGCCAGGTGTGGGGCTGCCCTTCCTTCTACAAGGCAGGGGTGGAGGTCGGCGGGGAGGCCCTGAGGGGTTTCTGGGtctagaagagagaaaattggGCCCGACTACAGGGGACTCCCTTGTCCCAACTCCAGTGACTCACATGGGAGTAGTGGTTTTGAGTTTGTTCTGAGAACCACTGGAGATTGTCAGTTGACCTTACTGGTCTTCCCCACTGGTTTGAGCTTCTGGAGGACAAGGACCATCTTACCTGTTTATGGCTATACCCCCATGCCTAGGTGCTTGGCGCACAGTAAGTAGGtgcttagcaaacatttattgagtgaatgtGTCAGTGATGAAGGGGTAAGCCAGGGAAGGGGTGAGCAAATCGGGGACTAAGGGAGGAAACAGGTAAGTACAGAGTGagcaaaggcagggagggggcaggtagAATCACCCAAGGAGGGGGAGTAGGCCCCACCCAACCCCAGCTGCACCCTGTCACTCACACCTACCACCACACTTACCCCTGCAGCTGCCTCCCCAAACCCCATGAGGCCATCTGGCCCCCAGCAGTGGGTGGGGAGCCTCCCCCTACTGTGCCATTTGCCCACCATTTGAGGGCCAGATTCGAACTCATCCCGCCGGTCTCTGTCCTCAGCGGCCTACATCAAGGCCTACTTGCTGGAGAACGGCGTCTGCATTGccaagaagaagaccaaagttgCTCGCAAGTCGCTGGACCCGCTGTATAACCAGGTGCTGCTGTTTCCTGAGAGTCCCCAGGGCAAAGTCCTGCAGGTGAGGGGCCCGGAGGTCTGTGTATGCAgttccagagggagagagggggcacCCCGGCGTGGGGGGTGTCTCTGGAGGGCCTCACCTGGAGGAAGGAGGGCACTGTGGTTGATCTGAGCTCCACAATTCAATTTTGAACAAGTTCCTTTCTGACCCTCAGCTTCTTTATTGTAAGATGGGCATAAGATGGGGGTGCTCACAGTACCTACAGATAACATTGTGACAGCGAAATGGGTGCCTTGTGCAAGAAAAATGCAGGGTCGGCCCATGGTAAGTGCCCCACAAGTGCCTGCCACCATTGTTCTTCTTGTTATTATTAATCATTATCAGAACAGCCTCTGGAAGCCGGGGGCTTGGCCTGGAGCACAAGATAATAGACTGGGAGCTGTTGAGGATCCAGAGAGGTGTTTGGTTCCCTGGCCATCAGGGGGGTGCTAATGGTGACTCAGGCATTAAGCTAGAAATAGCTGCCCATCGTGGGTGTTGGCAGGGCCCAGGTTGGATGCCTGCAGGAACCGTATGCCCACTGCCTTGGAGTCACCACTTGGGCACCTCTGGCTTGTACCTCAGTTTTTTGCTTTTAACCAGAGCAGGCAAAGCAAATGAGGGTGGGGCCAGCGTGTTACAAATTTGCCAAGACAGTGGGACTTTGGCCAGACTGGGAAGCCCAGGGCCTATCTAGGGCAGAATTTTTCAACCTGAGGGTTAAGACCCATCAGCGAGCTGTGAAATCCGTTTAGCGAATCTCAACaagtttgttcgtttgtttgtttaacagaatagaataggaaagaaaacattgatcATTCTTAGTTAGGCAGGTCTTATCTGACTTTCTTCAATTGGGAGTCCCCTGTATGCACTGGGTGATGATGTAAATGTCTTACTGTATAAACTAGTCAAAAAAAGTTTGGGAGAACTCTTCTAGTCTAGAGGCATTCACATGCAACTTAAAACATCTATGGGCCAGATCTGGTCCAGTAGACAAAGCTAGAGCATTCTGGCCTGAGCATCTTTGGAGAAGCTCCACAGAACATCCCTGTCTGGGATGTGGAGGGGATGGGGAAACAGAAATCTGAGTGGGGTCCTTGCTGGTGAGCTCTCTGACTGATGTCACAGCAGGACAGACCCACCAGCCCCGTGAGCGAGATCCGAATGCCAGTTGTAATAGTTTGCTAGGGCcgccgtaacaaagtaccacagattggAGAGTTtacacaatagaaatgtatttctcgCGGTCCTGGAGGCTAGAAGCTCAAGCTCAAGGTATCGTAggttccatttcttccaagtccTCTCTACTTGGCTTGCAaaggccaccttctccctgtgtcctcacgtggtcttttTGCTTTCGTGCACACGCgtccctgctctctcgctctcttcgtgtcctaatctcctcttcttataccAGTCGGATGGGATCGTGGCCTCATTTGACTCTCttcccaaatacagtcacattcttgggggttagggcttcagtatgaattttgggggaacacagttcagcccataacccCAGTTTAAAATGAATCCATCCATGCACCAGCGGCGGACTTCTGATCAGCTGCCCAAGGAGCATCGAAGACTGGTCAGGTGAACCATCTCAGGCACATGATTGaacttctctgaggctcagttgaAACAGCTGTGAAATCAAAACATTTTGTAGGGTTGTTGGGAGGGTTGAATCTAAGGCCAGTGGAGCCTTGGAGCAGCGTCCAACACCGTATGCAGTAGTGGCTCACGCTGTTGTCATCTTGCCCTGTGTGCTCGAGAAGCAGCTGACAGTTCATAGTGAGCTTGGACGTCCACTCCTTTGATCCTTGCCTGCGAGGGAAACTGGGGATAATTTCACTTAGAAACCACTCTGAGAGCCCGTGAGGTTGGATGACTTAACCCAAACCACCCAGCCaggactgggatttgaacccacctGTGTCTGACCCCAGAGGCTGTGCATTAGAGTCAGCGGGCTCCACggagtgactgagccagcccacCTTTGTGGGCTAACCCCAAAGGGGACAGAGTTATACCCTGAGCTCCAGAAGAGCAAATGAGGGTCCTGCAGCCACAGAAACCACCCGACTAGCTGCTCCAAGGGAGAGTGGTGACCAAGAAATGGGGCAGGCACTACAGAAAAGAGTCTGttggaaaaaggaaggaggcTAGCTTGTATACCACACATCCATCAGccacttttaaaactttgttttgtttctcatggGGGGTTTCTGAGAATCTGGAAGCAGAGGGCCTGGTGGGGATTGCAGGGGGAGGGTACCAGGCAGGGGACTCACATTGTAGGGCCAGCCCTCAAGGCTCAGCTTCaaaggtggaggaggtggagggtgtGGAGGGTGGAATGGAGAGAGTTAGATGGGAGAGAGTTAGATGtctgtttattcttgagagaaagagcgtgcaggtggggaaggggcagagagagagagagagggagacacagaatccgaagcaggctccaggctctgagctgtcagcacagagcccgacgcggggctcaaactcatgaaccctgagatcatgacctgagctgaagtcggatgcttaaccgactgagctcccccaggcaccccaggcttgAGCAATTTTAAGGCGGGAGCATCTACAGGACTCAGAGGTGAAGTGGGCATGAGGGTGACCTGAGTTCTGGTTCTGGGCCcgtgaatggcaagatttgaaCCGCCGTGTCTCTCGCCCCGCAGGTGATCGTGTGGGGGAACTATGGGCGCATGGAGCGGAAGCAGTTCATGGGTGTGGCCCGAGTGCTACTGGAGGAGCTGGACTTGACCACCCTGGCCGTGGGCTGGTACAagctcttccccacctcctccatgGTGGACCCAGCCGCGGGCCCCCTGCTCCGGCAGGCGTCCCAGTTGTCCCTCGAGAGCACCGTGGGCCCCTGTGGCGAGCGATCTtagggccggggtggggaggggctccccGAGAAGGCCTGGAGAATGCCCAGCCCCGACCTGGGACCCCAGGCCCAGGGGCACATTGAACAGAGGAGGATGGGGTTCTCCCCTACAGTGGGGAAGCAGAACGGGGAGACCTGACCCCCAgggcccctcctcaccccctttTTGCCTCCTACCCCCTAAGACCTTCCCTCTCCCAACGGGATTGGCTGCACTTTTGACTTGGCCGGTTCTTGACCTGGTGGATGTGGCTGCAATCCGGAGAAAGGAAAGACTGAGGTGGCAGAGCATACCATCCTCCTGTCCCAGACACTGTCCGACTGCTCCCCCTTTTTGCCTCCTCGGAAGCTCGCTGCCCGGAGCCAAGTCCAGAACCCAGCGGCCATCTCCATGGTGCCAATTACCAGCAAGTGTCTTTCCTGCGGCACCGGGTTCAGGCAGCTACTCCTGCCCCAGAGCTGATGGGGCAGCTTTGCAAGGATCCGGAGCCAGCTCCGGGGGGTCCAGAGCCTCCCACATGACGAGGAGCTCGGCCTCCCTCCGCCTGCCCGTGGAAGGAGCTTTGCCGCAGCCTGTCCGagtccatctgtctgtcccttcctgccTGCCCCTCTTCCGGTGGCTCTAGGAATTGGGGTCCAGCAGGGGCCAAAGGAGAGGAGGCGGTGCCCTGGACCTGGCACAGACCCCCAGGGTGCCTAGCTCCGTGGGATTGCAACGAGATAGTGTGGAAATGGACTGGAAAGAACTGGGTCGTCTGTGTTTTGGTGAAGGAGCCACGGGACCCTGATTTTCGAGAACCCCAAGTCCAGGGAGCTCACCGTCTCTGAATTTGGGGACGCTGGATTGGAGAGGGAGTCTAAGCAAAGTTGGGGTTGGGACCAGTGGTGCCAAGGCAAGGGTTTCCCACATAGGAGAATCCTTCCTCGTTGGGTGAGGTCAAAGGTCTTCTTGTCTACCCCTCTGCCTCCAGGCTAGGGGTCTGGGGAGGCAACAGAGCTTCcctattttagtctttttaaacaAACCATCCTGTACTAAGGGCAGAACCCACTGCCCCTGCCTCAACTACCTTGGCTCATGAGTGTAAGAATCAGGAGATTCCTTCTCAAGCAAGCCTGGGTAGCTGCCTTCCTGGCCCGGCCCTCCCCGAGGCCCACGGAAGCCCTTTTGCATGCTGGGAGGACACAGGCTGGCCCCTCTTTATAGAAGCACATTTCTGCCACCTCCCCTGGGAGGCACCCAGCAGCCCACCACCCCTCATTACCCAGTCCCTGCTGTGTAGGGCATAGTCCAGGTTAGCTGGGTAGAGTTAGCGTTCCAAGCCCTGGGGCCTCTTCTTAGCTTGCATATAGTCTTTACAGAGTTCCAGGATGGGTAGAGAGGAGGCACACCAGAACATTCCAGGAGGCGGCTGTCTCCTCACTGGTCTgggtctgagcctggagcctgattcatgGGAGGCCagcccttcttcttcctcttctcgcccctcctcctccctccccacccctctgacCCGGTTGTAGCTGGAGCTGCCCCTTATACTCAGATGTTCTGACGTCTTATCCTTGGTACTGGTTTTATTTGTGAAGCACTCCTGAGGGTTGTGGGCCTTGGTGGAGAGGCCTGGGCTCCATTGGAGGAGGTCATTTTCCACCGAGGATGCCCAGCTGTGTTCAGCCCTGCCTTGTCCTTGGCCTCACTCTAGGCTATTGATCTGGCAATTTCTTCCACCTGGAATCCCTCTCCTCCTCtagccttccctcccctcccctctgcctccttaaGCCCTGGGGAGCCTTTAAAGTCCCGGATGAGTTATATCGCCTCCATAGAGCTTCCCATGCTGCActgggaaggggagacagagatgcCCCTTTCTTTTATCGATGAGCTCTTCCGAGCTTCCTGGGATTGTGCTGGGTGGAATCCcaaggctggggcaggaggcagcagGGCTCTGGGTGGCCTCTAATCTGAGGCCCGGAatcagcccctcccctgtttgtttttttttaaccagtgtgATTTCTCTGCTGTTCGTTTATTACTCAccatttggaatattttgagCCAGGAGAGCGCCTTCTCTCTCCAGCCGTCACTGCTCTGGTTGTTCAGGGGTAGCTTTTCAAAGACGGGGCAGAGCCAGGCTGTCccaaacagagggagagagggctcgGAGCCCCCCAGCCCGAGCCTACCCTCTGGTGTCTGCACAGCCTTTATAAAGGGAGAGAGCACGCTCCAAAGCAATAACAACATCCTGGGGGTGGTCACCGAGGGCCCCCCTCAGTGACTTTCTTGTTTGTTCTGTGAAATCTCAGTTCACctcctggtggggtggggtgggggctggagcccTGTTTCTTCGTATCATTGTTGTGAGCACGTGCCCCGCTTCCAAGGGGGCTCTGACCATTTGGTGCGGAACCACTGTCTGTCCTCACCAAGAGatgggggtttggggagggggtgacTATTCTCAGTATTAGCTTTGGGGAACCTTCAAGGCCAGCCTGTCCCTACTGCTGTCTGATCCTTGCCAGCTCAAGCTCCatctggagaggagcagagaggtggAATTGTGGGATTTGGGAGTGGGAGGCTAGGGTTTATAGAGGGGCTGATTCTTTTTTCAATCTCTGGGCCAAAAGTCACATGCAGGGATACTGTGGGAGGGAGTCTTCTCCACTTCCCTTCTCCAGAGTCCACTTTCCATACAGCTGGGAACAGACCTTTGGGACCATTCATGAagtccattttactgatgaagacTGAGGCCTGGCGAGGGTAACGCTCGCCTCTGGGGTCACCTGTGAGTTCGGTGGCGCCTCCATCCTGGCCTCCTCCCACCCGAGGCTGAGCTGGAACCAGAGCAGGGCCAGGTGGGGCCACCGTTGCCCACGacacttcttcctcccttctctccataGAGCCTCCCAGAAAAGATGGGAAGAGCAAATTGTAGCCCATCTGAGAGGGGAGGAAACTAAGGCCTAGAGTcaggaagtgacttgcccaagacccCTCAGCAGATGCACGATGGGGCTCTGTTGTGCTTCCCTCCATGGAACCGGAAGCCACTGCCCAGGCATGTCTGCCATGATAAGCATTTGTGGCCTTTCAGCCCTGGGCCACGGGGCCCTGCTTGGTTCCATCTCTGCGGACCCCGGTTTGGCGGAGAGAGTTACCATAGAGCCCTAGCTGCCCTGGGGTCTGGCCCAGCGGACTGAGGGTGTCCAGCATTTGGTCCAGACCTCGTTGTCTGGGTAGGGGTTCCTGCTGAGGGTGGGTCAGAACCCCCGTAGGACCAACCTGAGGGAGGTAAGTGCCGGTTCCCGCCCAGGGGCTGTGTGGGAGTGAGACGGCTGTGACACACGTCATCTTAAGGAAAGCCTCACAAAACTTTCCGATGTAACAAGATCTGACCTTCCCgtagtgcttttcaaacttttgcTTTCCAAGTGCTTTTACGTCGAGTATACCCTCACAAGAGCCCCTGGGGGGTAGAGGGGGCGTGTATTGTCAGCCCACTTTAcggaggaggaagctgaggccctgGGAGGGAAAGTACCGGCTAAGGTCCCACTGTGGGTTCCCGGCGGGGTCCGGACTGGAACTCAGTTCTCCCACAGCTCAGAGCTCTAAGAGGAGGTGAAGCAGACAGCTTAGGGGGTGGCTACGTACTTTACGAGCTGATTCACCATCCGGTTCCTTAAACCAGGAGCTCCTGCGCGCACTTCGGTGTTCAGAAGCGGCGCCGAGCCCCCCCTCCCTTTGGAGCACAGCTGTTGCGTCAGGCAAGGCCacctgcatttatttattgagcagcaGCACTGTGCCCGGCCCAGGGGAGCCCTCTCCCGTTCCCCCGCAGTGATTCCCCTGGCTCTGTGGGAGGGCCCCTTGTCTGTATAGCAGCGCCTCAGAGTGGACAGAAGGCTGCCATGTCCATGAGCGCATCGGACTCAAACCCTGTGGGGGAGGCTGACTGTGCCCATGTACTCCTAGCTTCTGTGAGGGCAAAGTGGAGACTTGAACCCGGGGCCTCAGGCATCACATCTGGAGCCCTTTCATTCTATGCCTGCCTCCGAAGGGGGTGGCTGGGAGGCCGGACCCCGGGTCCTCAGGCTGGGGGCCTCTCCATCCACCCACTTTTCTCTCACTCCCCCTGTGGGAGCAGGAGCCACTCGGGACTTTGGGGAGGGAGGGTTTCCGGGTCCCCTGGGTTGGAGTGGGTCACGTTGCATTGTGTTCATGACCATGTAGCTCATgttgaaaattaaagtttttgGCTTTTCTAACCTGGCTCGCTCTGCTTTGTGTTGAGAGTTCTATCTGGGAAGCCACGGGTAGTTGGTGTTTGAGGAAGCCGAGCGCTGCAGGATGCCACGGACACCTTAGGGGGCAGGGTGCATCCCAGGAACCCTTCCAGagatgcagggggtggggggtggggacaggattCGAGGTGAACTCAGTcattacagatgtggaaactgaggcccaggtagGGGATGACATTCCCCAAGGTCACGCTGAGGGCAGTTGGCAGGACCCAGGTCTCACGGCTTCCAGAAGAGGGGTCTTCCCACAGCATTTGACTGCGTCCAGGTGCTCCAGTGATGTGGTGGGTGTCAACAAGGCCCCCCTCGTCCTCGGATGGCGCTCGCCAAGGACAaagaacgggggggggggtgtcgggCGGAGGGTGTGTTTCATTCACACGGGGGTCAATTCCACTCTACACATTGAGCAAGAGGATGAGCGATCGTTTAAATAGTGCAGATTTGTCCGCCCCTCCACTCGGGGACAGGAGCGGTTTCCCTTCAGTGCATCCGATCCCCATGCCTCTCCTGGTGTGAGCAGCTGGCCTCACCGCCTGCCTCCCAGGGTTGAAAGTCCCGCATTTTCCCTTACAACACGGAAAACCTGCCTCCTCTCTCAGCAGAGAAACAGCCACCTGTTTCCACTCGGGAGGGCTAGCTGATGACATGGGCCTGTGGAGAGCCTCTCCTGGGTGGCTGATGTGGCCGCGCCTTCCTAAAACAGTTCGGACCACGG
This region includes:
- the RIMS4 gene encoding regulating synaptic membrane exocytosis protein 4 isoform X1 gives rise to the protein MERSQSRLSLSASFEALAIYFPCMNSFDDEDAEGDSRRLKGAIQRSTETGLAVEMPSRTLRQASHESIEDSMNSYGSEGNLNYGGVCLASDAQFSDFLGSMGPAQFVGRQTLATTPMGDVEIGLQERNGQLEVDIIQARGLTAKPGSKTLPAAYIKAYLLENGVCIAKKKTKVARKSLDPLYNQVLLFPESPQGKVLQVIVWGNYGRMERKQFMGVARVLLEELDLTTLAVGWYKLFPTSSMVDPAAGPLLRQASQLSLESTVGPCGERS
- the RIMS4 gene encoding regulating synaptic membrane exocytosis protein 4 isoform X2; translation: MERSQSRLSLSASFEALAIYFPCMNSFDDEDAGDSRRLKGAIQRSTETGLAVEMPSRTLRQASHESIEDSMNSYGSEGNLNYGGVCLASDAQFSDFLGSMGPAQFVGRQTLATTPMGDVEIGLQERNGQLEVDIIQARGLTAKPGSKTLPAAYIKAYLLENGVCIAKKKTKVARKSLDPLYNQVLLFPESPQGKVLQVIVWGNYGRMERKQFMGVARVLLEELDLTTLAVGWYKLFPTSSMVDPAAGPLLRQASQLSLESTVGPCGERS